One window from the genome of Ananas comosus cultivar F153 linkage group 13, ASM154086v1, whole genome shotgun sequence encodes:
- the LOC109719248 gene encoding elongator complex protein 5: MAEAISRYLRDGSLEGEHAPALTIEDSLRSPLGSHAFHHFLTALLSHITNGRSQASGLVLVALNRSPSFYFDLLKRSGFDASLVDKSVRVLDCYSDPLGWKDLISRSETDRKRPIGRASVTGFKNVKNIDKLLSSVLDLGKGFAGQGKSKFAVAVDSVSIMLRHSSLPSVTGLLSNLRSHDQISSIFWLIHSDLHEMRVSTALEYISSMVASIEPVVLSTNNGHGSAGNLLSLEQNLCKAKFHVRLKQRNGRVKLLQEELHIEQNGIKFASVTSVSTAVNQSLLPKVQFNLQLSDKELIDRANVVLPFEHQGNGENIQIYDGRRSLPENQRDDTKAAPGSEKGGQIHYIRDSDDERPDSDEDPDDDLDI; encoded by the exons ATGGCGGAAGCGATATCGAGGTACTTAAGGGATGGATCCCTGGAAGGCGAGCACGCCCCTGCCCTAACCATCGAGGACTCCCTCCGCAGCCCCCTCGGATCCCACGCGTTCCACCACTTCCTCACCGCTCTCCTCTCCCACATCACCAATGGAAGATCCCAAGCCAG TGGCCTTGTGTTGGTGGCGTTGAACCGGAGCCCCTCGTTCTACTTTGATTTGTTGAAAAGGAGCGGTTTTGATGCGTCTCTAGTGGACAAGTC GGTTCGTGTATTGGATTGCTACTCGGATCCGCTTGGGTGGAAGGATCTCATTTCGCGGAGTGAGACTGATAGAAAGAGGCCCATTGGAAGGGCTTCTGTTACTGGTTTTAAGAATGTGAAAAACATTGATAAGTTATTGTCCTCAGTTCTCGATTTAGGAAAAG GATTCGCTGGACAAGGCAAGTCCAAGTTTGCCGTTGCCGTTGATTCG GTCAGTATTATGTTAAGGCATTCTTCATTACCATCAGTTACAGGCCTGCTCAGTAATCTTCGCAGCCACG ATCAAATTTCATCTATCTTTTGGTTAATACACTCAGACCTTCATGAAATGAGGGTTTCTACAGCACTTGAATACATCTCTTCAATGGTGGCGAGTATAGAGCCAGTAGTCTTATCTACTAATAATGGACATGGAAGTGCTGGCAATTTGCTTTCTCTTGAGCAAAACCTTTGCAAAGCTAAGTTTCATGTTCGCCTGAAGCAGCGCAACGGAAGAGTGAAGCTACTT CAAGAAGAGTTACATATTGAGCAAAATGGCATAAAATTTGCTTCTGTGACTTCCGTGAGTACAGCGGTGAACCAAAGTCTTTTGCCTAAG GTCCAGTTTAACCTCCAGCTTTCAGATAAGGAGCTGATTGACAGGGCAAATGTTGTTCTCCCTTTCGAGCATCAAG GAAATGGTGAGaatatacaaatttatgatgGCCGGCGGTCCCTTCCAGAGAACCAAAGGGATGATACAAAAG
- the LOC109719249 gene encoding yrdC domain-containing protein, mitochondrial isoform X2, translated as MMNASVRTIEKFIPFPYSIKQISRRCSPVGGFPSLYQRRFLGSKLSRMSENSVRCDLGLQPKAECVFPASDDHIEEAIDAIKAGKVIAVPTDTIYGFACDACSAEAVNRIYEIKGRKHTSPLAICVADVPDISRFALVDHLPHGLLDSLLPGPVTVVLKRGESSILEKSLNPGLDSIGVRVPDFDFIRAIARGAKSALALTSANLSGQLSSVSVKDFENLWRHCAFVYDGGLLPSGRAGSTVVDLIKPGAYKILRNGSALEETTAILQKFGLEETP; from the exons atgATGAATGCTTCTGTGAGGACGATAGAGAAATTCATTCCTTTTCCATACTCCATCAAACAAATCTCACGTAG GTGTTCTCCAGTAGGGGGTTTCCCTTCTTTGTATCAGAGGAGATTTCTTGGATCTAAATTGAGCCGAATGTCCGAAAATTCGGTCAGGTGTGACTTGGGTCTTCAGCCTAAGGCCGAATGCGTCTTCCCGGCATCTGATGATCACATTGAAGAAGCAATTGATGCGATCAAAGCTGGGAAAGTTATCGCGGTTCCAACAGATACTATTTATGGATTCGCTTGCGATGCGTG CTCTGCAGAAGCGGTTAATCGTATCTACGAGATTAAAGGACGTAAGCATACAAGTCCTCTGGCAATTTGTGTTGCTGATGTCCCTGATATTTCACGGTTTGCCCTTGTGGATCACTTACCCCATGGTTTGCTTGATAGTCTACTTCCTGGACCAGTTACTGTTGTTCTAAAACGAG GTGAATCTAGCATTTTGGAGAAGTCCCTTAACCCCGGTTTGGATAGTATTGGGGTCCGCGTGCCGGACTTTGACTTTATTCGAGCCATTGCTCGTGGTGCTAAAAGTGCTTTGGCGCTCACAAGCGCCAACCTTAGTGGGCAGCTGAGTAGTGTCAGTGTCAAAGATTTTGAGAATCTTTGGCGACACTGTGCTTTTGTTTACGATGGTGGCCTGCTTCCTTCTGGACGAGCTGGTTCTACGGTGGTTGATCTAATAAAGCCAGGagcatataaaattttgagaaatggAAG TGCATTGGAGGAAACAACAGCGATCCTTCAGAAATTCGGCCTAGAAGAAACACCTTGA
- the LOC109719249 gene encoding yrdC domain-containing protein, mitochondrial isoform X1 — MMNASVRTIEKFIPFPYSIKQISRRCSPVGGFPSLYQRRFLGSKLSRMSENSVRCDLGLQPKAECVFPASDDHIEEAIDAIKAGKVIAVPTDTIYGFACDAWLVFSEAVNRIYEIKGRKHTSPLAICVADVPDISRFALVDHLPHGLLDSLLPGPVTVVLKRGESSILEKSLNPGLDSIGVRVPDFDFIRAIARGAKSALALTSANLSGQLSSVSVKDFENLWRHCAFVYDGGLLPSGRAGSTVVDLIKPGAYKILRNGSALEETTAILQKFGLEETP; from the exons atgATGAATGCTTCTGTGAGGACGATAGAGAAATTCATTCCTTTTCCATACTCCATCAAACAAATCTCACGTAG GTGTTCTCCAGTAGGGGGTTTCCCTTCTTTGTATCAGAGGAGATTTCTTGGATCTAAATTGAGCCGAATGTCCGAAAATTCGGTCAGGTGTGACTTGGGTCTTCAGCCTAAGGCCGAATGCGTCTTCCCGGCATCTGATGATCACATTGAAGAAGCAATTGATGCGATCAAAGCTGGGAAAGTTATCGCGGTTCCAACAGATACTATTTATGGATTCGCTTGCGATGCGTGGTTAGTGTTTTCGG AAGCGGTTAATCGTATCTACGAGATTAAAGGACGTAAGCATACAAGTCCTCTGGCAATTTGTGTTGCTGATGTCCCTGATATTTCACGGTTTGCCCTTGTGGATCACTTACCCCATGGTTTGCTTGATAGTCTACTTCCTGGACCAGTTACTGTTGTTCTAAAACGAG GTGAATCTAGCATTTTGGAGAAGTCCCTTAACCCCGGTTTGGATAGTATTGGGGTCCGCGTGCCGGACTTTGACTTTATTCGAGCCATTGCTCGTGGTGCTAAAAGTGCTTTGGCGCTCACAAGCGCCAACCTTAGTGGGCAGCTGAGTAGTGTCAGTGTCAAAGATTTTGAGAATCTTTGGCGACACTGTGCTTTTGTTTACGATGGTGGCCTGCTTCCTTCTGGACGAGCTGGTTCTACGGTGGTTGATCTAATAAAGCCAGGagcatataaaattttgagaaatggAAG TGCATTGGAGGAAACAACAGCGATCCTTCAGAAATTCGGCCTAGAAGAAACACCTTGA
- the LOC109719249 gene encoding yrdC domain-containing protein, mitochondrial isoform X3: MSENSVRCDLGLQPKAECVFPASDDHIEEAIDAIKAGKVIAVPTDTIYGFACDAWLVFSEAVNRIYEIKGRKHTSPLAICVADVPDISRFALVDHLPHGLLDSLLPGPVTVVLKRGESSILEKSLNPGLDSIGVRVPDFDFIRAIARGAKSALALTSANLSGQLSSVSVKDFENLWRHCAFVYDGGLLPSGRAGSTVVDLIKPGAYKILRNGSALEETTAILQKFGLEETP; the protein is encoded by the exons ATGTCCGAAAATTCGGTCAGGTGTGACTTGGGTCTTCAGCCTAAGGCCGAATGCGTCTTCCCGGCATCTGATGATCACATTGAAGAAGCAATTGATGCGATCAAAGCTGGGAAAGTTATCGCGGTTCCAACAGATACTATTTATGGATTCGCTTGCGATGCGTGGTTAGTGTTTTCGG AAGCGGTTAATCGTATCTACGAGATTAAAGGACGTAAGCATACAAGTCCTCTGGCAATTTGTGTTGCTGATGTCCCTGATATTTCACGGTTTGCCCTTGTGGATCACTTACCCCATGGTTTGCTTGATAGTCTACTTCCTGGACCAGTTACTGTTGTTCTAAAACGAG GTGAATCTAGCATTTTGGAGAAGTCCCTTAACCCCGGTTTGGATAGTATTGGGGTCCGCGTGCCGGACTTTGACTTTATTCGAGCCATTGCTCGTGGTGCTAAAAGTGCTTTGGCGCTCACAAGCGCCAACCTTAGTGGGCAGCTGAGTAGTGTCAGTGTCAAAGATTTTGAGAATCTTTGGCGACACTGTGCTTTTGTTTACGATGGTGGCCTGCTTCCTTCTGGACGAGCTGGTTCTACGGTGGTTGATCTAATAAAGCCAGGagcatataaaattttgagaaatggAAG TGCATTGGAGGAAACAACAGCGATCCTTCAGAAATTCGGCCTAGAAGAAACACCTTGA
- the LOC109719174 gene encoding protein SODIUM POTASSIUM ROOT DEFECTIVE 2-like, with translation MAPLLFKDMKSMNFSCASPASAAVCTSIDRRSIVQPTNGRALDRHTPHVKDPRRRARPTAHTNNTTTTGAQPSAKQKYNNKAKHRKSLEKTDDLTSPPGSSRYLLDETEVFFDVFPGSESAPYSKNIELASVEKCKGDDDDMITAPRPSVSVNKPQDQVVVLRVSLHCKGCEAKLRKHLSKMEGVKSFHIDFATKKVTVIGDVTPLSVLNSITKVKNAQFWPSPPPLGSSEAI, from the exons ATGGCTCCTCTACTCTTCAAGGACATGAAGTCCATGAACTTCTCCTGTGCCTCCCCCGCGTCGGCTGCGGTGTGCACGAGCATCGACCGACGGTCGATCGTGCAACCGACCAACGGTCGGGCTCTCGACCGCCACACTCCGCATGTCAAAGACCCGCGAAGGAGAGCGAGGCCAACCGCCCACACGAACAACACAACCACTACTGGTGCTCAGCCCTCCGCGAAGCAGAAATACAACAACAAGGCTAAGCATAGAAAGAGTTTAGAGAAAACTGATGATCTCACAAGCCCCCCGGGCTCGTCGCGCTATTTGCTGGACGAAACCGAAGTGTTTTTCGACGTGTTCCCCGGTTCGGAATCTGCACCGTATAGTAAGAACATCGAGCTTGCGAGTGTTGAGAAGTGTaagggagatgatgatgatatgATCACTGCTCCGAGGCCGTCGGTTTCGGTTAACAAACCGCAAGATCAG GTTGTGGTATTGAGGGTGTCTTTGCACTGTAAAGGCTGTGAAGCTAAACTGAGGAAGCATCTCTCTAAAATGGAAG GGGTGAAATCTTTCCACATAGACTTTGCAACGAAGAAGGTGACGGTGATCGGAGACGTGACGCCGTTAAGTGTCCTCAACAGCATTACAAAGGTAAAGAATGCGCAGTTTTGGCCGTCGCCGCCACCGTTAGGCTCGTCAGAGGCAATCTAA
- the LOC109719666 gene encoding dirigent protein 10-like, which produces MQILPYNNTRKPSSPPLATLLFSILLLTITNPSSSSRPLSPLPPPTPVAAADPILTFFLTSIAQSGLRRPPPPSQTTPFTARNGVPSSYLPFLTPTQTLQPGEARVINEEFKGIKIEGIYVSSLEEEDNNNNNYSSKSYIVAMKATWPKSIGGGLEDSLRFFGVLRPRVGGSESHIAVVGGAGKYSGANGIAVIKAIDGGESDGGEGFNEVIKVAVYLN; this is translated from the coding sequence ATGCAAATATTACCCTACAATAATACCCGCAAACCTAGCTCACCACCCTTAGCAACCCTTCTCTTCTCAATTCTTCTCCTCACCATCACCAATCCATCATCCTCTTCCCGACCCCTGTCGCCACTGCCGCCGCCGAcccccgtcgccgccgccgacccgATCCTCACCTTCTTCCTGACCAGCATCGCGCAGAGCGGCCTCCGCAGGCCGCCTCCGCCGTCGCAAACGACGCCGTTTACGGCACGAAATGGCGTTCCGAGCAGTTACTTACCATTCCTAACCCCTACACAAACATTACAACCCGGGGAAGCACGTGTAATTAACGAAGAGTTTAAGGGCATAAAAATCGAGGGGATTTACGTGAGTAGCTTAGAGGAGgaggataataataataataattatagtaGTAAAAGTTACATCGTGGCCATGAAGGCTACGTGGCCGAAGTCTATTGGTGGAGGGTTGGAGGATAGTTTGAGGTTTTTTGGTGTGCTACGTCCACGTGTCGGTGGGTCAGAGTCGCATATTGCAGTGGTGGGTGGCGCGGGGAAGTACAGTGGTGCCAATGGCATTGCTGTAATTAAAGCCATTGATGGGGGTGAAAGTGATGGAGGAGAGGGATTTAATGAAGTTATTAAAGTCGCGGTTTATCTCAAttag
- the LOC109719200 gene encoding caffeoylshikimate esterase-like, whose protein sequence is MSQLKAKGTIENIKYEEEFILNSRGLKLFTCRWLPANREPKALVFLCHGYAVECSITMRGTGTRLAKAGYAVYGLDYEGHGKSSGLQGYITSFDDVVDDCSNYFTSICERGENKKKKKFLLGESMGGAVALLLHRKKPNYWDGLILVAPMCKIADEMKPHPIVINILAKLSTIIPTWKIIPTNDIINSAIKNPEWREEIRNNPYCYKGRPRLKTGSELLMASLDIEKNLDKVSLPFIIVHGGDDIVTDPSISRALYESSVSQDKTFKLYPGMWHALTSGEPEENIGLVFSDIADWLDKRSMSSSFRSEIERKSGHDPKTLASYDAKAPCLTTPN, encoded by the exons ATGTCTCAGTTAAAGGCGAAGGGCACCATTGAAAACATCAAGTATgaagag GAGTTTATATTGAATTCGCGAGGATTGAAGCTCTTTACGTGTCGATGGCTCCCCGCGAACCGAGAGCCCAAAGCACTAGTTTTTCTCTGCCATG GATACGCGGTGGAGTGCAGCATCACAATGAGAG GTACTGGAACGAGGCTCGCGAAGGCCGGGTATGCGGTCTACGGGTTGGATTATGAGGGCCATGGCAAATCCTCTGGGCTACAAGGCTACATCACGAGCTTCGACGATGTCGTCGACGATTGCTCCAATTATTTCACGAGCATTTGCG aGAGGGGAgagaataaaaagaagaagaaatttttgCTTGGTGAGTCCATGGGAGGAGCTGTGGCTCTACTACTGCACAGGAAGAAGCCTAACTATTGGGATGGATTAATTTTAGTTGCTCCAATGTGCAag ATTGCTGATGAGATGAAACCACATCCTATTGTGATCAATATTTTGGCTAAGCTCAGCACAATAATCCCTACTTGGAAGATTATTCCGACCAACGACATCATCAATAGTGCGATTAAAAACCCAGAATGGCGCGAGGAG ATCCGAAACAATCCATACTGCTACAAGGGGCGGCCTCGCCTTAAAACCGGAAGTGAGCTTTTAATGGCTAGCTTAGATATTGAAAAGAACCTTGACAAG GTTTCTTTGCCTTTCATAATCGTCCATGGAGGCGATGATATCGTGACAGACCCATCGATAAGTCGAGCCCTGTATGAATCATCGGTTAGTCAAGACAAGACTTTTAAGCTCTACCCCGGGATGTGGCACGCGTTGACATCAGGCGAGCCTGAGGAGAACATCGGCCTCGTGTTCTCTGACATCGCTGACTGGCTTGATAAGAGATCGATGAGCTCGAGTTTCAGATCGGAGATTGAGCGCAAGTCAGGCCACGACCCAAAAACCCTAGCTTCATACGACGCGAAAGCCCCATGCTTAACAACTCCAAATTGA